In one window of Qipengyuania profundimaris DNA:
- a CDS encoding P-II family nitrogen regulator — protein MKKIEAIIKPFKLDEVKEALHEIGVSGITVTEAKGFGRQKGHTELYRGAEYVVDFLPKVKLEVVVSDDVAERTVEAIAAAAQTGRIGDGKIFVSPIESALRIRTGEKDNDAI, from the coding sequence GTGAAAAAGATCGAAGCGATCATCAAACCCTTCAAGCTCGACGAGGTGAAGGAGGCGCTGCACGAAATCGGCGTATCCGGCATCACCGTGACCGAAGCGAAAGGCTTTGGCCGCCAGAAGGGCCACACCGAACTTTATCGCGGTGCCGAATATGTCGTCGACTTCCTGCCCAAGGTGAAGCTCGAAGTCGTCGTTTCCGACGACGTGGCCGAGCGCACCGTTGAAGCCATTGCCGCCGCCGCCCAGACCGGCCGCATCGGCGACGGCAAGATCTTCGTCTCGCCGATCGAGAGCGCGCTGCGCATCCGCACCGGCGAGAAGGATAACGACGCAATCTAA
- the argC gene encoding N-acetyl-gamma-glutamyl-phosphate reductase, whose product MTHRIFIDGAAGTTGLEIADRLKDRTEFELIALDDAQRKDTAARREALNEADVAILCLPDDAAREAVELVDPANGTRIIDASSAHRTAEGWCYGFPELVGRDRVANARRVSNPGCYPTGFLALMAPLTAPIQAIKSPRTPEPLGDPTTILPVDWAYSVNAVSGYSGGGRALIDRFETDGSIAFRSYGLQLGHKHLDEMRKYARLKWSPVFSPSVVSAFRGMIVDIPISLEAMGAQHPMALQSELEMWYEDDDEIVRVHPMLETPVELVLEKDSQPWDGIDLYVCADDGVTRNSSKQVRLVAKLDNLGKGASGAAVQNLNLMCGLPATAGLRLTPA is encoded by the coding sequence GTGACGCATCGCATATTCATCGACGGGGCTGCGGGCACGACCGGCCTCGAAATCGCCGACCGGCTGAAGGACCGCACCGAGTTCGAGCTGATCGCGCTCGACGACGCGCAGCGCAAGGACACCGCGGCCCGCCGCGAAGCGCTGAACGAGGCGGATGTCGCCATCCTCTGCTTGCCGGACGATGCCGCGCGCGAAGCTGTTGAACTGGTCGATCCCGCGAACGGCACACGCATCATCGACGCATCGAGCGCGCACCGGACCGCCGAAGGCTGGTGCTACGGCTTCCCCGAGCTCGTCGGCCGGGACCGCGTGGCCAATGCGAGGCGAGTCAGCAATCCGGGCTGCTATCCGACCGGCTTCCTCGCGCTAATGGCTCCACTGACAGCTCCGATCCAAGCAATCAAATCGCCTCGAACTCCTGAACCACTAGGCGATCCGACAACAATACTTCCTGTCGATTGGGCGTACTCCGTCAACGCGGTGAGCGGGTACTCGGGCGGAGGCCGAGCGCTGATCGACAGGTTCGAGACCGATGGATCGATCGCGTTTCGCTCGTACGGTTTGCAGCTAGGGCACAAACACCTCGACGAGATGAGAAAATATGCGAGGTTGAAGTGGTCGCCGGTCTTTTCTCCGAGCGTTGTTTCGGCATTCCGCGGTATGATTGTAGATATACCGATCTCCCTCGAAGCAATGGGTGCGCAGCATCCAATGGCCCTGCAATCCGAACTCGAAATGTGGTATGAAGATGATGATGAGATCGTCCGCGTTCATCCAATGCTTGAAACGCCAGTAGAGCTTGTCCTCGAGAAAGATTCGCAGCCTTGGGATGGAATTGACCTTTACGTATGTGCGGATGACGGAGTGACGCGGAACTCATCCAAGCAGGTCCGGCTCGTTGCGAAGCTCGACAATCTCGGCAAGGGTGCCAGCGGGGCTGCGGTGCAGAACCTCAACCTCATGTGCGGATTGCCTGCCACCGCTGGCCTGAGGCTTACCCCTGCCTAA
- a CDS encoding leucyl aminopeptidase family protein, producing the protein MADTTPLIQPDRGQGAIAIHLVNKDGFAEWAKSLSAGQRAALEAQKFDGSGYQVGIIPDGDSWFAVGGVANPDELSSWCMAKLAEALPEGTYRRASGEPGPALHGWQTAQYTFEKYKKPEKPVGPRVLLTKDAGKIDAAIAEAKAVCLVRDLVNTPAEDMGPAALEEACEALAKTHSAKLSVTRGDTLEQEYPMVHAVGRAAARHHAPRIMHLTWGNEGDTTIAIVGKGVCFDSGGLDVKSSSGMLLMKKDMGGAAHAIALAGLIMQAGLKVRLHLLVPAVENAISGNSFRPGDVLKTRKGLTVEIGNTDAEGRLILGDALTRASEEKPDLIIDFATLTGAARVALGPEFPALMTRRDDTAQALIDAGQSHDDEPWRLPLPDVYREWLASDIADTNNAHGNAFAGASVAGLFLDKFVGEGLDWAHFDTFAWRPSAKPGRPKGGDAYGLRAAFHMLKARYGGT; encoded by the coding sequence ATGGCCGACACGACACCGCTTATCCAGCCCGATCGGGGCCAAGGCGCAATTGCCATCCATCTGGTCAACAAAGACGGTTTTGCCGAGTGGGCGAAGTCGCTCTCCGCCGGGCAGCGTGCTGCGCTGGAGGCGCAGAAGTTCGACGGCAGTGGATACCAGGTCGGCATCATACCCGATGGCGACAGCTGGTTTGCAGTCGGCGGCGTGGCCAATCCCGACGAGCTGTCGAGCTGGTGTATGGCCAAGCTGGCCGAGGCGCTGCCCGAGGGCACCTATCGCCGCGCGTCAGGCGAGCCCGGCCCGGCCCTGCATGGCTGGCAGACCGCGCAATATACGTTCGAGAAGTACAAGAAGCCCGAGAAGCCCGTCGGCCCGCGCGTCCTCCTGACAAAGGACGCCGGCAAGATCGACGCCGCGATCGCCGAGGCCAAGGCTGTGTGCCTCGTCCGCGATCTGGTGAATACGCCTGCCGAAGATATGGGCCCGGCAGCACTTGAGGAAGCGTGCGAAGCGCTCGCCAAGACGCATTCGGCCAAGCTTTCGGTCACCCGCGGCGATACGCTGGAGCAGGAATATCCGATGGTTCATGCCGTGGGCCGCGCCGCCGCGCGCCACCATGCCCCGCGCATCATGCACCTCACCTGGGGCAATGAAGGCGACACCACCATCGCAATTGTCGGCAAGGGTGTGTGTTTCGATTCCGGCGGACTCGATGTGAAGAGTTCGTCCGGCATGCTGCTGATGAAGAAGGATATGGGCGGCGCGGCCCATGCCATCGCACTTGCGGGCCTGATCATGCAGGCAGGGCTTAAAGTTCGTCTGCATCTGCTGGTCCCGGCGGTCGAGAATGCGATTTCCGGCAACAGCTTCCGCCCCGGCGACGTGCTGAAGACACGCAAGGGCCTGACGGTGGAAATCGGCAATACCGATGCCGAGGGCCGCCTGATCCTCGGCGACGCGCTGACCCGCGCGAGTGAGGAAAAGCCCGACCTCATCATCGATTTCGCGACCCTGACCGGTGCAGCGCGCGTCGCCCTCGGCCCCGAGTTCCCGGCCCTGATGACGCGCCGCGACGACACGGCGCAGGCGCTGATCGACGCAGGCCAATCCCATGACGACGAGCCGTGGCGCCTCCCTCTGCCCGATGTTTACCGCGAATGGTTGGCATCGGACATCGCCGACACGAACAATGCCCATGGCAACGCCTTTGCCGGGGCCAGCGTCGCAGGCCTGTTCCTCGACAAGTTCGTCGGCGAGGGGCTCGACTGGGCGCATTTCGACACCTTTGCATGGCGGCCGAGCGCCAAGCCCGGGCGTCCTAAAGGCGGCGACGCCTATGGCCTGCGCGCAGCCTTCCATATGCTCAAGGCGCGCTATGGGGGGACATGA